From a single Leptidea sinapis chromosome 19, ilLepSina1.1, whole genome shotgun sequence genomic region:
- the LOC126969870 gene encoding uncharacterized protein LOC126969870, translated as MIKLAAVIIPLRIIFVLSYKHQKPLALSLWTERCSKHEVILNDCNWCTCDESHRFKCKARVCDQVDMFGHFKDTIQDIDVGMEGHGVWRSKPTACTPGVNYRRGSTLCVCDEDGNWPNPMCRDLFRVLHSVEVTGQKRVSDNHTCTPTKLYLVGCNVCFCPSTGYLNQNLCTTRNCSSNDPVLTPSDLRSVDDQKESLTVYATCNPERTYHYDKMDCNCLRHNRLACRSYDRSDNGHTMAVDEELDENTCLNRNKMEIFQVGCNYCVCISGDKVMCSTLNCLPDNEVDLSGIPENIQRQLVAPPIDISECVPGTIFKMDCNECQCYNNGLDKMFNCSINPCTNDLKERLHKNCVAHNYYESKCMSCYCYENNGVKSQICSVKSKCDTNDTITRSTVESLRGYCEPLHKYKKDCNECKCLADGETLLCTLKKCAKQKALAVQLVPYRQQVAETCPKRYSYKVDCNICVCLANGNAICTTTDCSRYRH; from the exons ATGATAAAGTTAGCAGCTGTTATTATACCACTTAGAATTATTTTCGTGCTTTCTTATAAACATCAGAAAC CCCTGGCCTTGTCTCTGTGGACTGAGCGATGCTCCAAACACGAAGTTATTCTGAACGACTGTAACTGGTGCACCTGTGATGAAAGCCATCGCTTCAAGTGTAAGGCTAGAGTTTGCGATCAAGTTGATATGTTCGGAcattttaaag ATACCATTCAAGATATCGACGTGGGTATGGAAGGTCATGGAGTATGGCGGTCCAAGCCAACAGCCTGTACACCGGGTGTTAATTATCGTCGAGGAAGTACTTTATGTGTGTGCGATGAAGACGGCAACTGGCCAAATCCGATGTGCAGAGATTTATTCAGAGTTCTTCATTCAGTCGAAGTAACCGGACAAAAACGCGTATCCGACAACCATACATGCACTCCAACGAAGCTTTATTTAGTCGGCTGTAACGTTTGTTTTTGTCCGTCAACGGGATATTTGAATCAGAATTTATGCACAACTAGAAATTGCTCCAGCAATGACCCGGTGCTAACACCATCGGATTTAAGAAGCGTTGATGACCAGAAAGAGTCTTTAACAGTTTATGCGACTTGCAATCCAGAACGAACTTACCACTATGATAAAATGGATTGTAATTGCTTACGGCATAATAGATTAGCTTGTAGATCCTATGACAGAAGTGACAATGGACACACCATGGCTGTGGATGAAGAACTTGATGAAAACACATGCCTGAACAGAAATAAGATGGAGATATTCCAAGTTGGTTGTAATTATTGCGTGTGTATTAGCGGGGACAAGGTAATGTGTTCTACTTTAAATTGTTTACCTGACAATGAAGTAGATCTATCTGGGATTCCTGAGAATATTCAACGACAGCTTGTGGCTCCACCTATCGATATATCTGAATGTGTTCCTGGTACGATTTTTAAAATGGATTGCAATGAGTGTCAGTGCTATAATAACGGATTAGATAAGATGTTCAACTGCTCAATTAATCCGTGTACAAACGATTTAAAGGAGAGACTCCACAAAAATTGCGTTGCCCACAATTATTATGAATCAAAATGTATGTCTTGTTATTGTTACGAAAATAACGGAGTAAAATCACAAATATGTTCTGTTAAAAGTAAATGTGACACAAATGATACTATTACTAGGAGTACTGTTGAGTCCTTGCGTGGATATTGCGAACCCTTGCATAAGTACAAAAAGGATTGTAATGAATGCAAATGTCTTGCAGACGGGGAAACGTTACTTTGTACGCTTAAGAAATGTGCAAAGCAGAAAGCGCTGGCGGTACAATTAGTGCCTTACCGACAACAGGTAGCCGAGACATGTCCCAAAAGATATTCCTACAAAGTAGACTGTAACATTTGTGTCTGCTTAGCAAACGGCAATGCAATTTGCACTACAACAGATTGCTCACGCTATCGGCACTAG
- the LOC126969682 gene encoding uncharacterized protein LOC126969682: MSMCQRGNCNESGYPNVQIIVKNMTNCEPNTFTMPTCMYCDCNLDGTVNENRCTEIECSRVNNIQDIAGRVHCSPGEVVPVCVECFCLSKGLANVNYCSITCTPQSKLRILELIINNSSVDIIDENKMKIGKDGENCNSNTVYLVNGKYCLCPGTGDKIFKLCTSTYNIVTPNHTESLHEKVVEVSTDITCESGTFVHIQCNTCFCPKNGKIDIKWCTHDDCSVKKESELEHKTITLVSSTNNSDGSCVPGSMSKVKCNFCICPDSGILSERVCTKNNCYELDTQYFDAVQFTCEPLSYYEVDCNVCLCPRVGIKNIAKCTQNQCERNFLRSSDCTPSTLFTDVCNVCVCPPNGDTSDRACTKHQCSVAPLSIYEPPQSLLQNEAEDKKIRNLDLCFPGEEFTEGCKICVCPELGLKMYANCDDTQCKEQHSNNSTSNFESLMTGETIVEEHVPHNRVRRYEVDHCMEFKIQTTTERKQCTPGAMYIVRCRQCICPYMGSINDFCRPLPAKMYCEQAYPNYNFVPMGRRLIAGNSTIDASIKTTNGSLPEEIVYEVPHEHTKYKCEKVGNIMDECYICKCEESLLVIEEHCFKSSATKCVHAKPLFLYDNKVITQ; encoded by the exons ATGTCAATGTGTCAAAGAGGGAATTGCAATGAAAGCGGATATCCCAACGTTCAAATTATAGTGAAAAACATGACGAACTGTGAGCCAAACACCTTCACAATGCCAACTTGCATGTACTGTGATTGCAACTTAGATGGCACAGTTAATGAGAATAGGTGTACCGAAATAGAATGTTCGCGAGTCAACAATATACAAGATATTGCTGGAAGAGTTCATTGCAGTCCTGGAGAAGTAGTTCCAGTTTGTGTTGAATGTTTTTGTCTCAGCAAAGGACTTGCAAATGTCAATTACTGTAGTATAACTTGCACTCCCCAAAGTAAACTACGCattctggaattaattattaataacagttCAGTAGATATTATAGatgaaaacaaaatgaaaatagGTAAAGATGGTGAAAACTGCAATTCGAATACTGTTTATCTTGTCAATGGAAAATACTGCCTTTGTCCTGGAACTGGTGACAAAATTTTTAAGCTATGCACATCTACTTACAATATAGTTACACCAAATCATACAGAATCTTTACACGAAAAAGTTGTTGAAGTCAGCACCGACATAACATGTGAGTCGGGAACTTTTGTGCACATACAGTGTAACACGTGCTTCTGTCCCAAAAACGGAAAAATTGATATTAAATGGTGCACGCATGATGATTGCTCAGTTAAGAAAGAATCTGAACTCGAACATAAAACTATCACACTGGTGAGTTCAACGAATAATTCTGACGGCAGTTGTGTTCCTGGATCTATGTCGAAagtaaaatgtaacttttgtaTATGCCCTGATTCGGGGATATTATCAGAGCGCGTGTGTACAAAAAACAATTGTTATGAGCTGGACACTCAATATTTTGATGCAGTACAATTTACTTGCGAACCACTATCTTACTACGAAGTTGATTGTAATGTCTGTTTGTGTCCACGCGTTGGAATCAAAAACATTGCTAAATGCACTCAGAATCAATGCGAGAGGAATTTTTTGAGATCAAGCGATTGTACTCCAAGCACACTCTTCACCGACGTATGCAATGTTTGCGTGTGTCCACCCAATGGGGATACATCAGATCGAGCGTGTACCAAGCATCAATGTAGCGTTGCCCCGTTGAGCATATATGAACCACCGCAAAGCTTATTACAAAACGAAGCAGAAGACAAGAAGATAAGGAATCTGGATTTATGTTTTCCAGGAGAGGAGTTCACAGAGGGTTGTAAAATATGTGTCTGTCCCGAATTGGGTCTAAAAATGTATGCCAATTGCGATGATACTCAATGCAAAGAACAGCACAGCAATAACTCTACAAGTAATTTCGAAAGTTTGATG ACAGGTGAAACCATCGTGGAAGAGCACGTACCGCACAATAGAGTCAGAAGATACGAGGTAGATCATTGTATGGAGTTTAAGATTCAGACAACGACAGAACGGAAGCAATGCACGCCAGGCGCCATGTACATCGTGAG GTGTCGTCAATGTATCTGCCCCTACATGGGCAGTATAAATGACTTTTGCCGCCCATTACCTGCGAAAATGTATTGTGAACAGGCGTACCCCAATTATAACTTCGTACCAATGGGAAGAAGACTAATTGCAG GTAATTCTACAATTGATGCATCAATTAAAACAACGAACGGTTCGCTTCCTGAAGAAATAGTTTACGAGGTTCCCCACGAGCACACCAAGTATAAATGTGAGAAAGTTGGCAACATTATGGACGAGTGCTATATTTGTAAATGTGAAGAATCTCTTCTTGTCATTGAAGAACATTGTTTTAAAAGTAGCGCTACAAAATGCGTACACGCTAAGCCTCTTTTTCTGTACGATAATAAAGTTATTACGCAATAA
- the LOC126969855 gene encoding uncharacterized protein LOC126969855, translating into MTLKDNQSCVPGQIYKVDCNMCRCGPSGGLVCTKMACLSQSVLDALKRGQRTSGDKRSLRSENVENVKSIKRNRFPIIGEGEVCVPGKMYTEGCKTCYCNEDKQLDCSETCKHKLALKRHSNIVERLMKRDLRKVPTIAHLAKKCTPGKRYRIDCNGCLCMSKNNLICEEKMCEAQDTAEKRALALSDRSCEFMSDHECITCECFNDTTKCTVDPMCAQQNQHLSGKSDRVPRAFNLDRERCKPGVTYLIHCNKCYCQPDYTLRCTSKACLNYSQVKKLDRQKEYTGKHTD; encoded by the exons ATGACACTTAAAGACAACCAGAGCTGCGTCCCCGGACAGATCTATAAAGTGGACTGTAATATGTGTCGGTGTGGACCCAGCGGGGGACTCGTGTGTACCAAAATGGCTTGTTTGAGCCAGTCTGTCTTGGACGCTCTCAAAAGAGGACAGAGAACTTCAGGGGACAAGAGATCTTTGAGAAGTGAGAATGTTGAAAATGTGAAAAGTATTAAACGTAACAGGTTTCCTATTATAGGAGAGGGAGAAGTTTGTGTGCCGGGTAAAATGTACACAGAGGGTTGTAAGACTTGTTATTGTAACGAAGATAAGCAGTTGGATTGTAGTGAAACATGCAAACATAAACTGGCGC TAAAAAGACATTCTAACATTGTGGAGAGACTCATGAAGCGAGACTTGCGCAAAGTTCCAACGATAGCTCACCTGGCCAAGAAATGTACTCCTGGCAAGAGGTATCGCATCGACTGTAATGGCTGCCTGTGTATGTCAAAAAACAATCTCATATGTGAAGAAAAGATGTGCGAGGCGCAGGACACGGCGGAGAAACGAGCGCTGGCTCTCTCAG ATAGAAGCTGTGAGTTCATGTCGGATCATGAATGTATAACGTGTGAGTGTTTCAATGACACTACCAAGTGCACAGTGGACCCCATGTGTGCTCAGCAGAACCAACACCTGTCTGGCAAGTCCGACAGGGTCCCGAGGGCTTTCAACTTAGACCGGGAGAGATGCAAGCCTGGTGTCACATACCT TATCCATTGCAATAAATGCTACTGTCAACCCGACTACACTTTGAGATGTACCAGCAAAGCCTGTCTGAACTACTCCCAAGTCAAAAAGCTCGACCGACAAAAGGAATATACTGGGAAGCACACAGACTAA